The DNA segment ATTTTGAGCGAATACATGAACTACGCGAGGTCACTTACgtggcagctgggaaaggacAGTGGGCAGGAGGGCACCAGGTCAAGTGAAGTTTGGTCTTTCTGTAGTATCAGAGGAGACATTTCTAACTGCAGGAGATGggtatatgtattttaaaggcGTTTTCCTTTCATTAATCAAGCAGTCAGAAGTGCAAATGAAGAGGAAGCTGTTGGGCTATACCTGAGTTGTGTCAGTGACTGATTTTGCTGACTGATTTGCTCACATCTTAAAGACCctcatctcctcctcctgctgaaagcagcagtgactCCTGTCTTTGATCTCTTCCTTGGCCTACTTGTCTGTCTTGCTTTCAGGGAGAAAATATGAGCGGTAAACAagtgctctgttttctttgttaccCGTTGAGAATTAGCCTctcttaattttccttcctttttgctgTAAATTATTAAGGTTCTATAAAACTCTCATGGGTTGTTTTCTACATGAACCAGATATTAATTTATCTTGGGAAAGGCCACACATTTCTTACAATAAGTGGTaggcaaaatatatttttgtatttcctgtAATTGTGTGGAGCTTGCAGACAGCCTTtgggaagaaactttttttttaataagtaggATGTGCttagtttaaaaccacaaaTATTTGAGTGACTTTATGGGCACATTCTCTTTTCTAAAGTTAGATAAAATGATTGTGTCTGTTCATGCATTGAGATAAATGGATCTAAACAGGTGACATCTTTCCCTGTAAGTGGTTGTCAAACATGGTCATTTAATATTCCTGTCATAATAATAAGATACTCTTAACAGACTTGGCtctaacagagaaaaaaaaatccaatttaaTAAAACAGAGATCACCATATTGCAAGTAATATTCCTACTGGTTAATGGTAATCATAGTGTTTGAGACTAAAGCATGAAAACTTGGCTTGCTGATAGGAAGGAAGGCAGAATTTTACCAGCAGTTAAACTCTGGAGTTGACACCATCTGATGAGGAGTAAGGAAGAATATTCATGCTGAAAATGTTCAGCCCTCTGGACTTCATCTGGGGCTGTAGTTAACTGACCTTGTGGCACAGTCCATGTTACATGTGTCTGCGAGTCTCCACGGGTGTGTTTCCACAGCAGCTGATCTAAATCAGGGGGATGTagcagctctgcttcctccctcctgccagcgccAGCACACATGGGATTGTGCAAAAACCAGAAAGCTGAGGCGGCTACAAAATAAGCTCCCTTTCatggtaaaattatttttggctgTCTCAGTTCTCGTCAGTGGATGGCTGTGTGTTTGCCCAAGTGACAGGGCTGGCACATGGGAGAAGGCAGGATCACATGGCTGGAGGGCTGGAGTGCAGCATTCCCAGCACAAATCAGTTCCGACAACTGTGAAACTACATCCTGATACTATGCCTAGTACAAAGCTACCCACCAGGTCGGGAGGATTGGAATATTCAGTTTATACCTTTATAAAGGCTCCCAAGATGGGTGTTGGATGGAAGACTATACTCTTCTCCCTGAACAAGGGACAAATATTGTGTCTGTCAGGGGATCCAGGGCATGATCTTGCTGGAAACCAGGTGGTCTGATAGTTATTTTGTATTAACCCAGTTCCCCAAGCCTCTGATTTCCAGTACACTACTCTGGATTTCCCATCTGTGACTCAGGAGGGTGAGATGACTTGTGCCTGTGAGGTTTGGTGTTAATGTTCTTGGATGGTGTGGAGAATAAAATAACACGGACAGGCTTTTGAAAGCCAAGCACTGGAATATAAAACAAGTACTACATAGGTGATGTCAAGATTTTTTGCGGGACAAACTCTTTCTTTGGAGGTGCAGTGTCTGACAAATACTGCAATGGTCAGAAATATTCCCAACCTTTGCTAATTGGTAGAGATAATAAGACCCTTTTTCATCGGGAACAGTGTCCTGAAATTTTTGGAAAACATCTCTTTTGCATTATCATCATGGATGAGACAAGACAGACCCGCTTTTCAGGATCTAGCgcctgaaaaagcaaagcaacagaaaacaaggaGCAGAGCAAAGAGGGAGAGGTGCCCGAACCGAGGAGAAAGTCTTATCGTGAGTAGACCCCACAGCGTATTAGCATATAGATGTACTCAATAAAGAGGGAGAGTGGGTGGGGTGCTCTATGTATGGATGCTTTAGTGCTTCATGAGTTCTTGAGGTTTGTGCTCACTTTAATATATTTGATTATATGGTTATTCTTTCAAAGACTGTCTCAATGTCTAAGGAGAAACTTTTCTCATTGTGGAAGTAATGAACAAAGGAAGAAGCCACCTGAAAAGGTTGTGAAACTGCCTTCACTTGAAGGTTTTAGAAACAGATTAGGTAGTTATCTGTGAGGAAGACTAAGTTAACATGAGTTTCAGAAACTGTGCGGTGCAGGTGCTAGCGTGACTAGTAAAATGGCAAGTCACCTTGTCAccttcagggaaagaaaatctcACCACAAAAATCGTTTGGAgctccaaaaagaaaaaggtttgcACACCCTTGAGCAGCTCTAGTTATTTCTCTACGAAAATACCGCCTTTTCAGCGCTAAGGAGAGATTTAGGGGTGAGAACAGAAGgcagtgagagggctggaaaAAGTCTGGGAAGCAGGGGAGGCGAGAAGGAAGCTTCTTGAGTGAGCAGGTTTGGTAGCTGGGAGCGTGCTGGAAAGGCGAAACCGGATGCGAACGAGGGGCGAAGAGCCAGCTAACGCTGGGGGGGGTGGGACGGGACGGCGGGGCAGGCGGGAACGGGACAACCCGGCACGGCTCCAACCCCCGGAGCAGGGAGCCGCTGCCcgccagcactgccctgcccgcggggctgggggcggccggCCCGCCGGGGAGGCGAGGgcgcagggctgggctggccgaGGCGAGAACGGAAGGCAGCCAGATGGCAACGAGAGTCCTGCCGGCCGTCCATCGGCCCCGCGCCGGCCGTCCatcggccccggccccgcccgcgccccgcagGCCGAGGGAGGCGCCGCGGCCGCGCGCCCCTAACGGTCACCCTTTCAAACCCTCCCGCGCGAGCCGCCCACCGACCCTCGCCCGCTGCGCCcgcccgcggggcggggccgccggcaGAAGGCGCGCGGCCAGCCCGGAGGCGGCCCATTGGCTCGCGTCCGCGGGCTTGACGCATTGGCGCTGCCCGGGCCGGCGGTGGCCCCGCCCCTCCGCTCGGCGCGCGCAGAAGAGACTTCGCGTCGCCGGCCGCTACAGCGCGACGCTATTGGCCGCCCGCCGCGTCTGTCAGCGGCCAACCCCGGGCCTCGCTCCGGCGCGCGGCGGAGGTCGCGCCCTCTGGTTAGTCGTCGCGCTCGTCGATCGCGGCCGGAGCCCCGCCCCTAAAGGTGAGTCGCGGGCGGCTCCAGCGGCGAGCTCTCATTGGCTgcgcgggcgcggggggcgtgcgcggcggcggccgggcgggcggggctCCCAGCGTCCCCTTTGTGTGGGCACCAGTCGCCGGCCGAGCTCTTGAGAAGTAGCAGCCGCCATTTTGTGCGTGCCTGtgttttcccccacccccacccccctttctgCGGGAGCGGCGGCAGCCGGGACGCCCCGTCTCTTCTGCGGGTCAGGTGAGGCGAAGCGAAGGCGTTGGGCCAGGCCGAGGGGACCATTGCCGGCGGCTGCCGCAGCCGTGAGGTCGCGCTGTTCGCAGCCAGCGAGGGGGAAGAAGCGGCAAGACggagaagggggggaaaaaaccgTCAGAGCTGCCCCCCAACAGGAGGAGGAGTCTCGGCGCCAGGCCCAGGCGCAGCTCCGGCACCGGCGGCAGCATGGAGAACTCGCAGCTATGCAAGCTGTTCATCGGCGGCCTGAACGTGCAGACGACGGAGGCCGGGCTGCGGGAGCACTTCGCGGCCTACGGCACCCTCACCGACTGCGTGGTGGTGCTCAACCCGCAGACCAAGCGCTCCCGCTGCTTCGGTTTCGTCACCTACTCGGCGGTGGAGGAGGCCGACGCCGCCATGGCCGCCTCCCCCCACGCCGTGGACGGCAACGCGGTGGAGCTGAAGCGGGCCGTGTCCCGGGAGGACTCGGCCAAACCGGGGGCCCACGCTAAGGTGAAGAAGCTCTTTGTGGGCGGCCTCAAAGGGGACGTGGGCGAAGGGGACCTGGTGCAGCATTTCAGCCAGTTCGGCCCCGTGGAGAAGGCCGAGATCATCGCCGACAAACAGAGCGGGAAGAAGCGCGGCTTTGGCTTCGTCTATTTCCAAAACCACGACGCCGCCGACAAGGCGGCCGTGGTCAAGTTCCACCCGATCCAGGGCCACCGCGTGGAGGTCAAGAAGGCCGTGCCCAAGGAGGACATCCAGTCGGGCGGGGGTGGCGGCGGCTCCTCCAGGCCCTCCcggggaggcagaggaggaggaaggggtcGGGGCGGCGGCGGATCCGGCAACCGGGATCACAACGGCCTTTCCAAAGGCGGCGGCGGTTACAATAGCTACGGCGGCTACGGtggaggaggcggcggcggcggcggctaCGGCTCCTATGGCAGCGGCTCCTACGGAGGCGGAGGGGGAGGCGGCGACTACGGCAACGGGTACGGCGGGTTCGGCAGCTACAGCCAGCACCAGTCCTCCTACGGCCCCATGAAGAGCGGcggaggaggtggaggagggggCGGCAACTGGGGGGGCCGCAGTAACAGTGGACCGTACAGAGGAGGCTATGGTGGGGGAGGCTATGGGGGCGGCTCTTTCTGAGCTGGAGCGCCCATACCCATCGGGGGTGGCGTGGAGAGCCCTCCCTTTGATACGGGGCAGCTTCTAAATGGTTTCTCCCCTCATTCGCCGAAGGGCAGCTCCTTTTAAATGCCTCCCTGCTGTGGGAGCAGCTCCTAAATACCCCCTGGGGGTCgcctctgctgcctgtgccactTCGTTCTCTCTGAAGATGGACTGGgccccacacacacatactttGTGTTACAGTCATTGATGGact comes from the Falco peregrinus isolate bFalPer1 chromosome 8, bFalPer1.pri, whole genome shotgun sequence genome and includes:
- the HNRNPA0 gene encoding heterogeneous nuclear ribonucleoprotein A0, translating into MENSQLCKLFIGGLNVQTTEAGLREHFAAYGTLTDCVVVLNPQTKRSRCFGFVTYSAVEEADAAMAASPHAVDGNAVELKRAVSREDSAKPGAHAKVKKLFVGGLKGDVGEGDLVQHFSQFGPVEKAEIIADKQSGKKRGFGFVYFQNHDAADKAAVVKFHPIQGHRVEVKKAVPKEDIQSGGGGGGSSRPSRGGRGGGRGRGGGGSGNRDHNGLSKGGGGYNSYGGYGGGGGGGGGYGSYGSGSYGGGGGGGDYGNGYGGFGSYSQHQSSYGPMKSGGGGGGGGGNWGGRSNSGPYRGGYGGGGYGGGSF